The following are encoded in a window of Sphaerisporangium siamense genomic DNA:
- the sucD gene encoding succinate--CoA ligase subunit alpha: MAIWLTENSRIIVQGITGSEGSKHTRRMLKAGAKVVGGTNPRKAGTTVDFDGVELPVFATVAEAMAATGADVTVIFVPPAGTKSAVIEAVDAEIPLAVVITEGVPVHDTTEFWAYAISKGGRTRIIGPNCPGIASPGASNAGIIPADITTAGRIGLVSKSGTLTYQLMYELRDIGFSTAVGIGGDPVIGTTHIDALEAFQNDPGTDAIVMIGEIGGDAEERAAAYIEQHVTKPVVAYVAGFTAPEGKTMGHAGAIVSGSAGTAQAKKEALEKVGVRVGKTPSETARLMREVMRSR, encoded by the coding sequence ATGGCAATCTGGCTGACCGAGAACAGCAGGATCATCGTCCAGGGCATCACGGGGTCCGAGGGCTCCAAGCACACCCGGCGCATGCTCAAGGCCGGCGCCAAGGTCGTCGGCGGGACCAACCCCCGCAAGGCCGGCACCACCGTCGACTTCGACGGCGTCGAGCTGCCCGTCTTCGCGACCGTCGCCGAGGCCATGGCCGCCACCGGCGCGGACGTCACGGTGATCTTCGTGCCGCCGGCGGGCACCAAGTCCGCGGTCATCGAGGCCGTCGACGCCGAGATCCCCCTCGCCGTCGTCATCACCGAGGGCGTGCCCGTCCACGACACCACCGAGTTCTGGGCGTACGCCATCTCCAAGGGCGGCAGGACCCGCATCATCGGCCCGAACTGCCCCGGCATCGCCTCGCCCGGCGCCTCCAACGCCGGCATCATCCCCGCCGACATCACCACGGCGGGCCGCATCGGCCTGGTCAGCAAGTCCGGCACGCTGACCTACCAGCTCATGTACGAGCTGCGCGACATCGGCTTCTCCACCGCCGTCGGCATCGGCGGCGACCCGGTGATCGGCACCACGCACATCGACGCGCTGGAGGCCTTCCAGAACGACCCGGGCACCGACGCGATCGTGATGATCGGCGAGATCGGCGGCGACGCCGAGGAGCGCGCGGCGGCCTACATCGAGCAGCACGTCACCAAGCCGGTCGTCGCCTACGTCGCGGGCTTCACCGCCCCGGAGGGCAAGACCATGGGCCACGCCGGGGCCATCGTGTCCGGTTCCGCCGGCACCGCCCAGGCCAAGAAGGAGGCGCTGGAGAAGGTCGGCGTCCGCGTCGGCAAGACCCCCAGCGAGACGGCGCGCCTCATGCGCGAGGTCATGCGTTCCCGCTGA
- the sucC gene encoding ADP-forming succinate--CoA ligase subunit beta → MDLFEHQAKELFAEYGIPVPRGVVARTVEEARAAAEQLTGRVVVKAQVKTGGRGKAGGVKVADDVADAERKATDILGMDIKGHTVHKVLVEEASAIAEEYYFSFLLDRANRTFLAICSASGGMDIEEVAHTTPEKVAQIPVSPLTGVDRARGREIAQAGGLPEAALDGAAEIIEKLWAVFLDEDATLVEVNPMILTKDGQVKALDGKVTLDDNASFRQPEHEAYADKAAEDPLEAKAKAKDLNYVKLDGSVGIIGNGAGLVMSTLDVVAYAGEQFGGQRPANFLDIGGGASAEVMANGLEIVLSDPSVKSVFVNVFGGITACDAVANGIVSAFKLLGDRGEAVTHPLVVRLDGNNAALGRQILSDAGLPRVELVDTMDDAAKRAAELAAVGA, encoded by the coding sequence GTGGACCTGTTCGAACATCAGGCGAAGGAGCTCTTCGCGGAGTATGGCATCCCGGTGCCGCGCGGCGTCGTCGCGCGCACCGTGGAGGAGGCGCGCGCGGCAGCGGAGCAGCTGACCGGCCGCGTCGTCGTCAAAGCCCAGGTCAAGACCGGGGGCCGCGGTAAGGCGGGAGGCGTCAAGGTCGCCGACGACGTCGCCGACGCCGAGCGCAAGGCCACCGACATCCTCGGCATGGACATCAAGGGGCACACGGTTCACAAGGTGCTCGTCGAAGAGGCCAGCGCGATCGCGGAGGAGTACTACTTCTCCTTCCTGCTCGACCGCGCGAACCGCACCTTCCTCGCCATCTGCTCCGCGTCGGGCGGCATGGACATCGAAGAGGTCGCGCACACGACCCCCGAGAAGGTCGCCCAGATCCCGGTCTCCCCGCTGACCGGCGTGGACCGCGCGCGCGGGCGCGAGATCGCCCAGGCCGGCGGCCTGCCGGAGGCCGCGCTCGACGGCGCCGCCGAGATCATCGAGAAGCTGTGGGCCGTCTTCCTCGACGAGGACGCCACGCTCGTCGAGGTCAACCCCATGATCCTGACCAAGGACGGCCAGGTGAAGGCGCTGGACGGCAAGGTCACCCTCGACGACAACGCCTCCTTCCGCCAGCCCGAGCACGAGGCGTACGCCGACAAGGCCGCGGAGGACCCGCTGGAGGCCAAGGCCAAGGCCAAGGACCTCAACTACGTCAAGCTCGACGGCTCGGTCGGCATCATCGGCAACGGCGCGGGCCTGGTCATGTCCACCCTCGACGTCGTGGCCTACGCGGGCGAGCAGTTCGGCGGCCAGCGCCCGGCGAACTTCCTCGACATCGGCGGCGGCGCGTCCGCCGAGGTCATGGCCAACGGCCTGGAGATCGTCCTGTCCGACCCGAGCGTCAAGTCGGTGTTCGTGAACGTCTTCGGCGGCATCACCGCCTGCGACGCGGTCGCCAACGGCATCGTCTCGGCCTTCAAACTGCTCGGTGACCGCGGCGAGGCCGTGACGCACCCGCTCGTCGTCCGGCTGGACGGCAACAACGCCGCCCTCGGGCGGCAGATCCTGTCCGACGCGGGCCTGCCCCGGGTCGAACTCGTTGACACGATGGACGACGCGGCCAAGCGTGCCGCCGAGCTCGCCGCGGTAGGTGCGTAA
- the pcrA gene encoding DNA helicase PcrA: MLDGLNPQQRDAVVHQGSPLLIVAGAGSGKTRVLTHRIAYLLSERHVQPQEVLAITFTNKAAKEMKERVDRLIGPRSRAMWVMTFHSACVRILRREAKRLGFSSSFSIYDQADSQRLMAMVCRELDLDPKRYPPRSFSAQVSNLKNELIDYDTAKDKAQTHLERTLAQAYATYQARLTEADAMDFDDLIMLTVTLFQLFPDVAEHYRRRFRHVMVDEYQDTNHAQYMLIRELVGLPDRLTADGEPVVEGGGVEPAELCVVGDADQSIYAFRGATIRNILEFERDYPQARTILLEQNYRSTQTILSAANAVISRNESRKPKNLWSDQGAGPKIIGYVADNEHDEAMFVAQEVDRLADDEDVTPGQVAVFYRTNAASRVFEEIFIRTGLPYKVVGGVRFYERREVRDLLAYLRVLANPNDTVSLRRVINVPKRGIGERAEAMVEAFAARERVSFWEGLRRAEEAPGLATRSLNAIKEFVALLEDLRGKELPLSELAEEVLASTGYRTELETSGDPQDESRLENLNELISVAQEFEEANPEGTLVDFLEQVSLVADADQIPEGEDHQGVVTLMTLHTAKGLEFPVVFLTGLEDGVFPHMRSLGEPRELEEERRLAYVGITRAQQRLYVSRAAVRSSWGSPAFNPASRFLAEVPSDLLDWRSDPQKSAWTAATVRETRAAAAPSRGGGRSIPNLSPGDRVTHDAFGLGTVVTVEGVAEKAKVKIDFGSGGEKTLLLAYAPIEKL; the protein is encoded by the coding sequence CTGCTGGACGGGCTCAACCCGCAGCAGCGCGACGCCGTCGTCCACCAGGGAAGCCCCCTCCTGATCGTCGCCGGGGCCGGCTCGGGCAAGACGCGGGTGCTCACCCACCGCATCGCCTACCTGTTGTCCGAGCGGCACGTCCAGCCGCAGGAGGTCCTGGCGATCACCTTCACCAACAAGGCCGCCAAAGAGATGAAGGAGCGGGTGGACCGCCTCATCGGTCCCCGCTCCCGGGCCATGTGGGTGATGACCTTCCACAGCGCCTGCGTCCGCATCCTGCGCCGTGAGGCCAAGCGGCTGGGCTTCTCCTCCAGCTTCTCGATCTACGACCAGGCCGACTCCCAGCGGCTGATGGCGATGGTCTGCCGCGAGCTCGACCTCGACCCCAAGCGCTACCCGCCGCGCTCGTTCTCCGCGCAGGTCAGCAACCTCAAGAACGAGCTGATCGACTACGACACCGCCAAGGACAAGGCGCAGACCCACCTGGAGCGCACGCTCGCCCAGGCGTACGCCACCTACCAGGCGCGGCTCACCGAGGCCGACGCCATGGACTTCGACGACCTGATCATGCTGACGGTCACGTTGTTCCAGCTCTTCCCCGACGTCGCCGAGCACTACCGCCGCCGCTTCCGCCACGTCATGGTCGACGAGTACCAGGACACCAACCACGCCCAGTACATGCTGATCAGAGAGCTGGTCGGCCTGCCGGACCGCCTCACGGCGGACGGCGAGCCGGTCGTGGAGGGCGGGGGCGTGGAGCCCGCCGAGCTGTGCGTGGTGGGCGACGCCGACCAGTCGATCTACGCCTTCCGCGGCGCGACGATCCGCAACATCCTGGAGTTCGAGCGCGACTACCCGCAGGCGCGCACGATCCTCCTGGAGCAGAACTACCGCTCCACCCAGACGATCCTGTCCGCGGCCAACGCCGTGATCTCGCGCAACGAGAGCCGCAAGCCCAAGAACCTCTGGTCCGACCAGGGCGCAGGGCCCAAGATCATCGGTTATGTGGCCGACAACGAGCACGACGAGGCCATGTTCGTCGCCCAGGAGGTCGACCGTCTCGCCGACGACGAGGACGTCACGCCCGGCCAGGTCGCCGTCTTCTACCGCACCAACGCCGCCTCCCGTGTCTTCGAAGAGATCTTCATCCGCACCGGCCTGCCGTACAAGGTCGTCGGCGGCGTGCGGTTCTACGAGCGCCGCGAGGTCCGCGACCTGCTCGCCTACCTGCGGGTGCTCGCCAACCCCAACGACACCGTCTCGCTGCGCCGCGTCATCAACGTCCCCAAGCGGGGCATCGGCGAGCGCGCCGAGGCCATGGTCGAGGCGTTCGCCGCCCGCGAGCGCGTCAGCTTCTGGGAGGGCCTGCGCCGGGCGGAGGAGGCTCCCGGGCTGGCCACGCGCTCGCTCAACGCCATCAAAGAGTTCGTCGCCCTGCTCGAAGACCTGCGGGGCAAGGAACTGCCGCTGTCCGAGCTGGCCGAAGAGGTCCTGGCGAGCACCGGCTACCGCACCGAGCTGGAGACCTCCGGCGACCCGCAGGACGAGAGCCGGCTGGAGAACCTCAACGAGCTGATCTCCGTGGCCCAGGAGTTCGAGGAGGCCAACCCCGAGGGCACGCTCGTCGACTTCCTGGAGCAGGTCTCGCTGGTCGCCGACGCCGACCAGATCCCCGAAGGGGAGGACCACCAGGGCGTCGTCACGCTGATGACGCTGCACACCGCCAAGGGCCTGGAGTTCCCGGTCGTGTTCCTCACCGGCCTGGAGGACGGCGTCTTCCCCCACATGAGGTCCCTCGGCGAGCCCCGCGAGCTGGAGGAGGAACGCCGCCTCGCCTACGTCGGCATCACCCGCGCCCAGCAGCGGCTGTACGTCTCGCGCGCGGCCGTGCGCAGCTCGTGGGGGTCCCCCGCGTTCAACCCCGCGTCCCGGTTCCTGGCCGAGGTGCCGTCCGACCTGCTCGACTGGCGCAGCGACCCGCAGAAGTCGGCGTGGACGGCGGCGACCGTCCGCGAGACGCGCGCTGCCGCGGCGCCGTCGCGCGGCGGCGGCCGGTCGATCCCGAACCTCAGCCCGGGCGACCGCGTCACGCACGACGCCTTCGGGCTCGGCACCGTGGTCACGGTCGAGGGCGTCGCGGAGAAGGCCAAGGTGAAGATCGACTTCGGCTCCGGCGGCGAGAAGACCTTGCTGCTGGCGTACGCCCCGATCGAGAAGCTCTAG
- a CDS encoding PIG-L deacetylase family protein, whose protein sequence is MTPLDDADVSTVLVVTAHPDDVDFGAAGSVALLTDKGIRVVYCVVTDGDAGGFDRELDNGGMAQLRRAEQTEAAKRVGVTDLRFLGYQDGTVEPTLGLRRDISRVIRQVRPDRVITSSPERNYVRIQPSHPDHRAVGGATLDAVYPDARNPYAFPELLADEGLEAWAVREVWLTGGQANNHWVDITATVDRKVSALRAHVSQIAHIADGMEQFVRGFLAANAKTAGLPEGSYAEGFQVVQTA, encoded by the coding sequence GTGACCCCACTTGACGACGCCGACGTGAGCACCGTTCTGGTGGTGACCGCGCACCCCGACGACGTGGACTTCGGCGCGGCCGGGTCGGTGGCCCTGCTCACCGACAAGGGAATCCGTGTCGTGTACTGCGTGGTCACCGACGGCGACGCCGGAGGCTTCGATCGCGAGCTCGACAACGGCGGCATGGCGCAGTTGCGGCGCGCCGAGCAGACCGAGGCGGCCAAACGGGTGGGCGTGACCGACCTGCGTTTCCTGGGGTACCAGGACGGGACGGTGGAGCCGACCCTGGGCCTGCGCCGCGACATCTCGCGGGTGATCCGGCAGGTGCGGCCGGACCGCGTGATCACCTCCTCGCCCGAGCGCAACTACGTCCGCATCCAGCCGAGCCACCCGGACCACCGGGCCGTGGGCGGCGCGACCCTGGACGCGGTCTACCCCGACGCGCGCAACCCCTACGCCTTCCCCGAGCTGCTGGCCGACGAGGGTCTTGAGGCGTGGGCGGTCAGGGAGGTGTGGCTGACGGGCGGCCAGGCCAACAACCACTGGGTGGACATCACGGCGACCGTCGACCGCAAGGTGTCCGCGCTGAGGGCGCACGTCAGCCAGATCGCGCACATCGCCGACGGCATGGAGCAGTTCGTGCGCGGCTTCCTCGCGGCCAACGCCAAGACGGCGGGCCTGCCGGAGGGCAGCTACGCCGAGGGCTTCCAGGTCGTTCAGACCGCCTGA
- a CDS encoding CPBP family intramembrane glutamic endopeptidase, whose translation MSTPESPSGRVVAGVVAPAVGVLVVANVLNNRVARRLAPVTSAVAAGALVALGRRAGLSWPEMGFTTPRRGAVIGGALAAAVAAVYTAGVLTPRTRPLFLDERALGVSRARLLEEALVQVPLGTVLLEEVAFRGVLPAALRRSHGPVAAVAGASALFGLWHILPALDMAATNPSFSRLASGEPQDGPAEGPVRVVAGTVVTTALAGAAFHELRRRGGLAAPSLLHLATNTLGYFAARAARRLERRAGRPGGQHDR comes from the coding sequence ATGAGCACCCCCGAGTCCCCCTCCGGGCGGGTCGTCGCCGGGGTCGTGGCACCGGCCGTGGGGGTGCTCGTGGTGGCCAATGTGCTGAACAACCGTGTCGCGCGGCGGCTGGCGCCGGTGACCTCCGCCGTGGCGGCCGGGGCGCTGGTGGCGCTGGGCCGGCGTGCGGGCCTGTCCTGGCCCGAGATGGGCTTCACCACTCCGCGCCGGGGGGCCGTGATCGGCGGGGCCCTGGCCGCCGCCGTCGCCGCCGTCTACACCGCGGGCGTGCTCACGCCGCGCACCCGCCCGCTGTTCCTGGACGAGCGCGCCCTCGGGGTGTCGCGGGCCCGCCTGCTGGAGGAGGCCCTGGTCCAGGTGCCGCTGGGCACCGTCCTGCTGGAGGAGGTCGCCTTCCGCGGCGTGCTGCCCGCCGCGCTGCGCCGCTCGCACGGCCCGGTGGCGGCGGTCGCGGGCGCCTCGGCGCTGTTCGGGCTGTGGCACATCCTGCCCGCGCTCGACATGGCCGCCACCAACCCCTCCTTCAGCCGCCTGGCCTCGGGCGAGCCGCAGGACGGCCCCGCGGAGGGCCCGGTCCGGGTCGTCGCGGGCACGGTGGTCACCACCGCCCTGGCCGGGGCCGCCTTCCATGAGCTGCGGCGGCGCGGCGGGCTGGCGGCGCCGTCCCTGCTGCACCTGGCCACCAACACGCTCGGCTACTTCGCCGCGCGGGCCGCGCGCCGGCTCGAACGGCGCGCGGGGCGGCCCGGCGGTCAGCATGACCGGTGA
- a CDS encoding WhiB family transcriptional regulator, with the protein MGTRAVREAGWASRGACRGADPELFFPEAPFPEQEARAKAVCAACPVILECRAYAVRAGEREGIWGGLTTAERRRLRFPPGWGRRAAS; encoded by the coding sequence ATGGGGACGCGGGCCGTTCGCGAAGCGGGCTGGGCGAGCAGGGGGGCCTGCCGCGGCGCCGATCCCGAGCTTTTCTTCCCCGAGGCGCCCTTCCCCGAACAGGAGGCCAGGGCCAAGGCCGTCTGCGCCGCCTGCCCCGTCATCCTGGAGTGCCGGGCGTACGCGGTCCGGGCGGGGGAGCGCGAGGGCATCTGGGGCGGCCTGACCACCGCCGAACGCCGCCGCCTCCGATTCCCCCCGGGCTGGGGCCGCCGGGCCGCCTCATGA
- a CDS encoding neutral zinc metallopeptidase → MTPRRTSHVRPFLSVLSAVLVVLLAAACSSEFPRRYPDHTGSDGSASASPRSFGQKFEEDVELARTLSERFWQQRFEAAGRAYRPIQGFQAYSGEGGPACGEQPAVPENAFYCPLGHFVAYDEAWMRKLYENGGDGAVYVIIPHELGHAVQAQLMSDFGLNVQRELQADCYAGAALRGMIDSGSIEAEAGDDEELLANLAAAGDPTDEWLRPDAHGTPAQRQQAFAGGYDSGADAC, encoded by the coding sequence GTGACCCCTCGCCGCACGTCGCACGTCCGCCCGTTCCTGTCCGTCCTGTCCGCTGTGCTGGTCGTGCTTCTGGCGGCGGCCTGCTCCTCCGAATTCCCCCGCAGGTACCCCGACCACACGGGTTCGGACGGGAGCGCCTCCGCCTCGCCCCGGTCCTTCGGCCAGAAGTTCGAGGAGGACGTCGAGCTCGCCCGCACGCTCAGCGAACGTTTCTGGCAGCAGAGGTTCGAGGCCGCGGGCCGGGCCTACCGCCCGATCCAGGGCTTCCAGGCGTATTCCGGTGAGGGCGGCCCGGCCTGCGGCGAGCAGCCTGCTGTGCCCGAGAACGCCTTCTACTGCCCGCTCGGGCACTTCGTCGCCTACGACGAGGCGTGGATGCGCAAGCTGTACGAGAACGGCGGCGACGGCGCCGTGTACGTGATCATCCCGCACGAGCTGGGGCACGCCGTGCAGGCGCAGCTCATGAGCGACTTCGGCCTCAACGTCCAGCGCGAGCTGCAGGCCGACTGCTACGCGGGCGCCGCGCTGCGCGGCATGATCGACTCCGGCTCCATCGAGGCCGAGGCGGGCGACGACGAGGAACTGCTCGCCAACCTCGCCGCGGCCGGCGACCCCACCGACGAGTGGCTGCGCCCGGACGCGCACGGCACCCCGGCCCAGCGCCAGCAGGCGTTCGCGGGCGGCTACGACAGCGGCGCCGACGCGTGCTGA
- a CDS encoding response regulator: MVKVLIVDDHRLFRSGVRAELGPQIEVIGEAEDVDTAVGAIEELKPDVVLLDVHMPGGGGQEVLRRVLGSGSQVRFLALSVSDAAEDVIGVIRGGARGYVTKTISGRELTDAIVRVSEGDAVFSPRLAGFVLDAFASTEAPSIDPELDSLTSREREVLRLIARGYAYKEIAKELFISVKTVETHVSSVLRKLQLSNRHELSRWATARRLV; the protein is encoded by the coding sequence ATGGTCAAGGTACTGATCGTGGACGACCACCGGCTCTTCCGGTCCGGCGTCCGCGCCGAGCTGGGGCCGCAGATCGAGGTGATCGGCGAGGCCGAGGACGTCGACACCGCGGTCGGCGCCATCGAGGAGCTCAAGCCCGACGTCGTGCTGCTCGACGTGCACATGCCCGGGGGCGGCGGGCAGGAGGTGCTGCGCCGGGTGCTCGGCTCCGGCTCGCAGGTGCGCTTCCTCGCCCTGTCGGTGTCCGACGCCGCCGAGGACGTCATCGGCGTGATCCGCGGCGGCGCGCGCGGCTACGTCACCAAGACCATCAGCGGCAGGGAGCTGACCGACGCGATCGTCCGGGTCTCGGAGGGGGACGCGGTCTTCTCGCCGCGGCTGGCCGGGTTCGTGCTGGACGCCTTCGCCTCCACCGAGGCGCCGTCCATCGACCCCGAGCTGGACTCGCTGACGTCGCGGGAGCGCGAGGTGCTGCGCCTGATCGCCCGCGGGTACGCCTATAAAGAGATCGCCAAGGAGCTGTTCATCTCGGTGAAGACGGTCGAGACGCACGTCTCGTCGGTCCTGCGCAAACTTCAGCTCTCCAACCGTCACGAACTGTCCCGCTGGGCGACCGCGCGCCGTCTGGTGTGA
- a CDS encoding ATP-binding protein, translated as MSETPTLPEAYPRLIRPLKGRLVAGVAQGAAAQLRLDPVVLRLAFVLLSVLDGLGVLAYAALWMFTPREPGEAPPRDWGQATAYGVLGVALTSFGWLTGASTGGVGTWSIAVGGIGTLILWQQADPGRRARWMTDAVRQVRRSWIRTGIGLVLVVIGAIGFLAAQGKLAEARPGLAFTGVVVGGIGLIAAPWLTGLWKELQKERRERIRQEERAEMAAHVHDSVLHTLTLIQRSAQDPFEVTRLARSQERELRNWLYQPKSDADATMAAAVRRVAAEIEDEHGVPIEIVCVGDCDLDDGLRAMLQAARQAMVNAAKYAEAPVISVYAEVEPEEVTVFVRDRGKGFTMEEVPDDRMGIRQSIIGRMERHGGSARVRTEPGDGTEVMLTMKREQA; from the coding sequence ATGTCAGAGACCCCCACCCTTCCCGAGGCGTACCCGCGCCTGATCCGGCCGCTGAAAGGCCGGCTCGTCGCGGGCGTCGCCCAAGGGGCCGCCGCCCAGCTCAGGCTGGACCCCGTGGTGCTGCGGCTCGCCTTCGTGCTGCTCAGCGTCCTGGACGGCCTGGGCGTCCTCGCGTACGCGGCGCTGTGGATGTTCACCCCGCGCGAACCCGGCGAGGCGCCGCCCCGCGACTGGGGACAGGCCACCGCCTACGGAGTGCTCGGCGTCGCGCTGACCTCCTTCGGATGGCTCACCGGCGCCTCCACCGGCGGCGTCGGCACCTGGTCGATCGCCGTGGGCGGCATCGGCACGCTGATCCTGTGGCAGCAGGCCGACCCCGGGCGGCGCGCGCGCTGGATGACCGACGCGGTCCGCCAGGTCCGCCGGTCGTGGATCCGCACCGGCATCGGCCTGGTCCTGGTCGTCATCGGCGCGATCGGCTTCCTGGCCGCCCAGGGCAAGCTGGCCGAGGCCCGGCCCGGCCTGGCGTTCACGGGCGTCGTCGTCGGCGGCATCGGCCTCATCGCCGCCCCCTGGCTGACCGGCCTGTGGAAGGAACTGCAGAAGGAGCGCAGGGAGCGCATCCGCCAGGAGGAGCGCGCCGAGATGGCCGCGCACGTGCACGACTCGGTCCTGCACACCCTGACGCTGATCCAGCGCAGCGCCCAGGACCCCTTCGAGGTCACCCGCCTCGCCCGCTCGCAGGAGCGCGAGCTGCGCAACTGGCTGTACCAGCCGAAGTCCGACGCCGACGCGACCATGGCGGCGGCCGTCCGCCGGGTGGCCGCCGAGATCGAGGACGAGCACGGCGTGCCCATCGAGATCGTCTGCGTGGGTGACTGCGACCTGGACGACGGCCTGCGCGCGATGCTGCAGGCGGCCCGGCAGGCGATGGTCAACGCGGCCAAATACGCTGAGGCTCCGGTCATCTCCGTCTACGCGGAGGTGGAGCCCGAGGAGGTCACGGTGTTCGTCAGGGATCGCGGCAAGGGGTTCACCATGGAGGAGGTCCCCGACGACCGCATGGGCATCCGTCAGTCGATCATCGGCCGCATGGAGCGGCACGGCGGCAGCGCCCGGGTGCGGACCGAACCGGGCGACGGAACCGAGGTAATGCTGACGATGAAGCGGGAGCAGGCGTGA
- a CDS encoding PspC domain-containing protein, with protein MTEPGGAGTARDTGADPGERRVLQRSDEGRMLTGVCAGLGRATGMDPVIFRVGFAVLVVGSGIGIMLYVAAFLLMRSANGGPGYVEQWSRRSFDTETVMALLAAIFALGLVINLAADGIGTATVVVGTLLAIALLAAHARGVDLLALAKSLPERVRRRGEEPVGDFQLSGSLLGRPFGQASTAGFAQAAAPADAPGAPPSDAPRPYTPPSDAPVRDASLSDAPVADAPLQDAPPPGQGPRTPGDFRQAAPGAAPRPAYERPAPEYRRLSDLAREARPGGFDSSGEPFAPHGPYGFRGPNLPYEPHDWAHGGRAPAAPARPKRPKSFIGGITMLAAFVVGGIMVATQSPAGTLNFPVVGASVLITIGAGLLVAAWFGRGVGLVATGTLMAVVLVAGSTVNSIPKRIGSYTWQPTDAAVAVRAYDVGIGDGTLDLRDTKFAPGSRTRFDASVGIGEMKVIVPPTARVEVFGRTRLGDVKIEHVVQGGTDVRHDKVLEPDVTPPGSPAVIELHVKAGIGDVEVRRAA; from the coding sequence ATGACCGAACCAGGCGGTGCCGGCACGGCGCGGGACACGGGCGCCGACCCGGGCGAGCGGCGCGTCCTCCAGCGTAGCGACGAGGGACGCATGCTCACGGGCGTGTGCGCCGGGCTCGGCCGCGCCACCGGGATGGACCCCGTGATCTTCCGGGTGGGCTTCGCCGTCCTCGTCGTGGGCTCGGGCATCGGCATCATGCTGTACGTCGCGGCGTTCCTTCTCATGCGGAGCGCGAACGGCGGCCCCGGGTACGTCGAGCAGTGGAGCCGCAGGTCCTTCGACACCGAGACCGTGATGGCGCTGCTGGCCGCGATCTTCGCGCTCGGCCTGGTGATCAACCTGGCGGCCGACGGCATCGGCACCGCCACCGTCGTCGTGGGCACGCTGCTCGCCATCGCGCTCCTCGCGGCGCACGCGCGCGGCGTGGACCTGCTGGCCCTGGCCAAGAGCCTGCCCGAGCGGGTGAGGCGGCGGGGCGAAGAGCCGGTCGGCGACTTCCAGCTCAGCGGCTCCCTGCTGGGCCGGCCGTTCGGGCAGGCCTCCACGGCCGGGTTCGCCCAGGCCGCCGCTCCGGCGGACGCCCCCGGCGCGCCCCCCTCGGACGCCCCGCGCCCGTACACGCCCCCCTCGGACGCACCCGTCCGGGACGCGTCCCTTTCGGACGCGCCCGTCGCGGACGCGCCCCTTCAGGACGCGCCGCCGCCCGGCCAAGGGCCGAGGACGCCGGGAGACTTCCGGCAGGCGGCGCCCGGCGCGGCGCCCCGTCCGGCGTACGAGCGGCCCGCCCCGGAGTACCGCCGCCTGTCCGACCTCGCGCGGGAGGCCCGCCCCGGCGGGTTCGACTCCTCCGGCGAGCCTTTCGCCCCGCACGGCCCGTACGGCTTCCGGGGCCCCAACCTGCCGTACGAGCCGCACGACTGGGCTCACGGCGGGCGCGCCCCCGCCGCGCCGGCGCGGCCCAAGCGCCCGAAGTCGTTCATCGGCGGCATAACGATGCTCGCCGCGTTCGTGGTCGGAGGAATCATGGTCGCAACGCAGTCGCCCGCGGGCACGCTGAACTTCCCCGTCGTCGGGGCCTCCGTCCTGATCACCATCGGCGCGGGGCTGCTGGTCGCGGCCTGGTTCGGCAGGGGCGTGGGCCTCGTGGCGACCGGCACGCTGATGGCGGTCGTCCTGGTCGCCGGGTCGACGGTGAACAGCATCCCGAAGAGGATCGGCAGCTACACCTGGCAGCCCACCGACGCCGCCGTGGCCGTGCGCGCCTACGACGTGGGCATCGGCGACGGCACCCTGGACCTGCGCGACACCAAGTTCGCGCCAGGGTCACGGACGCGCTTCGACGCCTCGGTGGGCATCGGCGAGATGAAGGTGATCGTGCCGCCGACGGCCCGGGTGGAGGTGTTCGGCCGCACCAGGCTCGGCGACGTGAAGATCGAGCACGTGGTGCAGGGCGGGACGGACGTCCGGCACGACAAGGTCCTGGAGCCGGACGTCACGCCGCCGGGCAGCCCCGCGGTCATCGAGCTGCACGTCAAGGCGGGCATCGGCGACGTGGAGGTGCGCCGTGCGGCATAA
- a CDS encoding nuclear transport factor 2 family protein, translated as MTTSLRPPFTEETARAKVQAAEDAWNTRDPRRVALAYTPGSVWRNRSEFVTGREEIIRFLTAKWARELDYALRKELWAFTDDRIAVRFQYECRDAAGQWWRSYGNELWEFDADGLMRRREASINDVPIGEADRRVFGSRPSAELGRPFPLR; from the coding sequence GTGACGACGTCGTTGAGGCCGCCGTTCACCGAGGAGACCGCGCGCGCGAAGGTCCAGGCCGCCGAGGACGCCTGGAACACCCGCGACCCGCGCCGCGTCGCCCTCGCGTACACGCCCGGCTCGGTGTGGCGCAACCGGTCGGAGTTCGTGACCGGCCGGGAGGAGATCATCCGGTTCCTCACCGCGAAGTGGGCCAGGGAGCTCGACTACGCGCTGCGCAAGGAGCTGTGGGCGTTCACCGATGACCGTATCGCCGTGCGCTTCCAGTACGAATGCCGCGACGCGGCCGGCCAGTGGTGGCGCAGCTACGGCAACGAGCTGTGGGAGTTCGACGCGGACGGGCTGATGCGGCGGCGCGAGGCCAGCATCAACGACGTCCCGATCGGGGAGGCGGACCGGCGCGTCTTCGGGTCCAGGCCCTCGGCGGAGCTGGGACGCCCGTTTCCCCTCCGGTGA